One Streptomyces sp. NBC_00102 DNA segment encodes these proteins:
- a CDS encoding GNAT family N-acetyltransferase, with translation MSRIPTDVQVRPGTEDDLEALTDIYNHYVRETALTFDVTPFTPRERLPWLHAHPDHGPHRLLVAEDTRTAGDTDGGSGAPGGGRVLGYATSSAFRPKAAYGTSVEVSVYCAPDATGRGVGTLLYTALFEALAGEDLHRAYAGIAQPNEPSGRLHAAFGFRRLGTYTEVGRKFGRYWDVSWFEKPLAP, from the coding sequence ATGTCTCGCATACCCACGGATGTGCAGGTCAGACCCGGTACGGAGGACGACCTGGAGGCCCTCACGGACATCTACAACCATTACGTCCGGGAGACGGCGCTCACCTTCGACGTGACGCCCTTCACTCCGAGGGAGCGTCTGCCCTGGCTGCACGCCCACCCGGACCACGGGCCGCACCGCCTGCTCGTCGCCGAGGACACCAGGACGGCGGGGGACACGGACGGCGGAAGCGGTGCACCGGGCGGCGGCAGGGTGCTGGGATACGCCACCAGCAGCGCGTTCCGCCCCAAGGCGGCGTACGGGACCTCGGTCGAGGTCAGCGTCTACTGCGCACCGGACGCGACGGGCCGGGGCGTGGGGACCCTGCTGTACACGGCGCTCTTCGAGGCGCTGGCAGGCGAGGATCTCCACCGCGCGTACGCGGGCATCGCCCAGCCGAACGAGCCGTCCGGGCGCCTCCACGCGGCCTTCGGCTTCCGCCGGCTCGGTACGTACACCGAGGTGGGGCGGAAGTTCGGGCGCTACTGGGACGTGAGCTGGTTCGAGAAGCCGCTCGCCCCCTGA